In Thermobaculum terrenum ATCC BAA-798, the DNA window TCCTCACCCAGCCTGGTTTCAACTCGGTGCTCTATAGTTTCGGGTGTAAGGTCATAATCAGTCTTTTGAGCTACTCTGTAATACAGGGCCCTGGCCTTTCCCGTTACCATGTGGCTCGTGTACCTCAGGGTTCTGTTAGCTTGTCTGCTGGTAACTCTTAGGTACCTCTGCCCCTTCTGTAGGATATACGATCGAGTCGCTCTACCCGTCCTTGGAGCAAACAGGAGACCCGCTATCGCACCTAGAACAGCTCCTATTCCCAGGAAGATCAATCTGCTTTTATTGTCCACCTTAGGAGGCTGAGATCTCCTGGAGATCATCGTTTCAAGCGATTTACCGATATTCTGAGGCAGGCCAAGCTTACCATTAGCTTCCGGGATTTTGACTCGTTGCGTTTCCCATCTTATTTCCGGGACTTTTACGTTTATTCTTGCCATCTTTATCCACCTCCTTTATTAGTCCCTGGATAGTGGCAAGTTTTAGTCGAGCAATTATTGGGCCAACAATGCTTAAAAACAGCAGGCCGCGATCGATCCCGATCGCGGCCTGCTGGTAAGTCTACTGGACTAGTAGTCCATTGGTGGAGTGGAAGGAGCCTTCTCCTTCTCAGGTATGTCGGTAACCAGAGCCTCAGTTGTCAGGATCATGGCCGCGATCGAAGCAGCATTCTCCAGAGCTGAGGTGGTCACCTTGGCAGCGTCCATGATACCGCGCTCCACCAGGTCGGTGTACTCATCTGCCCAGGCATCATAGCCGTAGCCCTTCTTGCCCTCGTGCAGAGCCTGGCGTACGGTCTGGACGACAACACCACCGTCCTGGCCAGCGTTCTCGGCGATCTGGCGCATAGGCTCCTCGAGCGCTCTCTTTACAATCAGGATTCCGGTCCGAACGTCGCCCTCGGCATCATCCGGGTTGAGCTTCTCGGATGCGTACAGCAGAGCGACTCCACCGCCAGGAACGATGCCTTCCTCAACTGCAGCTCTGGTCGTAGATAGAGCGTCCTCTACGCGGGTCTTGCGCAGCTTGAGCTCGACCTCGGTGGCAGCGCCAACCTTGATCACAGCCACTCCGCCCTGAAGCTTAGCCAGTCTCTCCTGCAGCTTCTCGCGATCGAAGTCGCTAGTGGTGGTCTCGATCTGAGCTCTTATCTGCTCGCACCTGCCCTTGATGGCGTTAGGATCACCATAACCCTCGACAATAGTGGTCTCGTCCTTGGTAGCTACCACTCTGCGGGCACGACCCAGATCCTCTACCTGGACGCTATCCAGCCTTCTACCGACCTCCTCGCTGATTACCTGAGCGCCGGTCAAGATCGCTATGTCGCGGAGCATCTCCTTGCGGCGATCACCAAAGCCAGGTGCCTTCACAGCGAGAGCGTTGATCGTGCCACGGAGCTTGTTGACTACCAGTGTAGCTAGTGCCTCGCCCTCTACATCCTCGGCAATAATTACCAGGTTCTTGGTTACCTGCAGGACTCTCTCGAGGGTTGGCAGGATGTCGTTGATGGACGAAAGCTTCTTGTCGGTTACCAGGATGTAAGGCTCCTCGATGACGGCCTCCATCCTCTCAGCATTGGTTACGAAGTAGGGGGAGATATAACCACGATCGAACTGCATACCTTCGGTGTACTCTACCTCAAAGCCGAGGCCCTTGCTCTCCTCGACGGTAATTACACCGTCCTTGCCTACCTTCTCCATCACCTCAGCAATGAGGTTACCGATCTCGGAGTCTGCGGAAGATACTGTAGCAACCTGGGCAATATCCTCACGACCCTTAACTGGAGTAGCCAGCTCCTTGACGGCATCCACTGCCTTCTTAGTAGCCATCTCGATGCCCTTGCGGAGCTGCATTGGGTTTGCGCCGGCTGCTACATTGCGAAGTCCTTCATGAACTATAGCCTGAGCCAGAACGATGGATGTGGTGGTACCATCACCTGCTACATCCTCGGTCTTGGTAGCCGCTTCCTTCAAGAGCTGAGCCCCCATGTTAGCAAATGGGTCCTCAAGCTCGATCTCCTTAGCTACGGTCACACCATCATGGGTAACATTAGGAGCACCGAACTTCTTGTCCAGCGCTACGTTGCGGCCCTTCGGACCAAGGGTAGCCTTAACTACGTTCGCCAGGATGTCAACACCTTCCTTGAGGGAAGCGCGTGCCGACTCATTGAACTCTATCTGCTTCGCCATAGCTCTACATCAACCTCCTTTTCTTCGAGAATTTTTACTCGCCAAGAATGCCCATTACGTCGCTCTCGCGCAGTATTAGAACATCCTCACCATCAAGCTCGAACTCTGTACCTGCATACTTGGCGAAGAGTACCGT includes these proteins:
- the groL gene encoding chaperonin GroEL (60 kDa chaperone family; promotes refolding of misfolded polypeptides especially under stressful conditions; forms two stacked rings of heptamers to form a barrel-shaped 14mer; ends can be capped by GroES; misfolded proteins enter the barrel where they are refolded when GroES binds) — encoded protein: MAKQIEFNESARASLKEGVDILANVVKATLGPKGRNVALDKKFGAPNVTHDGVTVAKEIELEDPFANMGAQLLKEAATKTEDVAGDGTTTSIVLAQAIVHEGLRNVAAGANPMQLRKGIEMATKKAVDAVKELATPVKGREDIAQVATVSSADSEIGNLIAEVMEKVGKDGVITVEESKGLGFEVEYTEGMQFDRGYISPYFVTNAERMEAVIEEPYILVTDKKLSSINDILPTLERVLQVTKNLVIIAEDVEGEALATLVVNKLRGTINALAVKAPGFGDRRKEMLRDIAILTGAQVISEEVGRRLDSVQVEDLGRARRVVATKDETTIVEGYGDPNAIKGRCEQIRAQIETTTSDFDREKLQERLAKLQGGVAVIKVGAATEVELKLRKTRVEDALSTTRAAVEEGIVPGGGVALLYASEKLNPDDAEGDVRTGILIVKRALEEPMRQIAENAGQDGGVVVQTVRQALHEGKKGYGYDAWADEYTDLVERGIMDAAKVTTSALENAASIAAMILTTEALVTDIPEKEKAPSTPPMDY